A single region of the Silene latifolia isolate original U9 population chromosome 8, ASM4854445v1, whole genome shotgun sequence genome encodes:
- the LOC141594903 gene encoding expansin-B15-like, with protein MVVLMGKFSRLTNILSIASLIILPNFFIISLIFFVLLKCGHCFNPKLVNVSISDRNINFGWHPAGATWYGPPHGAGTDGGACGYKDAVERAPFSGMISAGGPSIYQSGQGCGVCYQVKCTGNGACSGNIVTITITDECQGCTSEAVHFDLSGAAFGALAKPGLDDQLRNAGVLQVRYRMVKCNYPGVTVAVSVDPGSNPYYFAATIEYEDGTGIAKVELRAQSSGWINMFESWGATWALNAGYVLRAPLSLRLTEKGSGNTLVLNDVIPYGWQVGQTYRSHVNFNS; from the exons ATGGTCGTTCTGATGGGGAAATTTTCCCGTTTGACGAATATTCTCAG CATTGCTTCCTTAATAATTCTCCCTAATTTCTTCATTATTTCACTTATTTT TTTTGTTCTTTTAAAATGTGGTCACTGTTTTAATCCTAAACTTGTGAATGTGTCAATAAGTGATCGGAATATCAATTTCGGCTGGCATCCAGCCGGCGCAACATGGTATGGACCGCCGCATGGGGCTGGAACTGATG GTGGAGCTTGTGGTTACAAGGATGCAGTCGAACGAGCTCCGTTTTCTGGAATGATATCTGCTGGAGGACCCTCAATTTATCAATCAGGCCAAGGATGCGGAGTCTGCTACCAA GTAAAATGCACAGGAAATGGAGCATGCTCAGGAAATATagtgacaataacaataacagATGAGTGTCAAGGATGCACCTCTGAAGCAGTCCATTTTGATCTTAGTGGCGCTGCTTTCGGAGCTTTAGCTAAACCCGGCCTTGATGATCAATTGCGAAATGCCGGAGTTCTTCAAGTCCGATATAGAAT GGTAAAGTGTAACTATCCAGGAGTGACGGTGGCGGTAAGTGTAGACCCGGGTTCAAACCCGTACTACTTTGCAGCAACAATAGAATATGAAGATGGAACGGGCATTGCAAAAGTGGAGCTCCGAGCCCAATCAAGTGGATGGATAAACATGTTCGAATCTTGGGGCGCAACTTGGGCCTTAAATGCGGGCTATGTACTTCGGGCCCCCCTTTCTCTTAGGCTCACCGAAAAGGGGTCCGGAAATACTTTGGTCTTAAATGACGTCATTCCTTATGGGTGGCAAGTTGGCCAAACTTATAGGTCTCATGTTAATTTTAATTCGTAA